Genomic window (Aquimarina sp. BL5):
TGGAGATCATCTGGGTATGGCACTAATTTTAAATAAGGATGTGTATTATACTCACGGTACTATTCAAAAAAAAGAAACTGGTATTACTAATACCCATTATGTAGTATTTAATTCTGAAAACAAAATTCCTTTATCCTATTACTTTTTATCAGGGTGGGAAGCTTCTGATTCTAAATTCAAAAGCGAAGAAGGTTTTTCTAAAGAAATAGAAACTATACTGCAAAAACTTGCTAATCCTATCGTAGTAGAATATGAATAGTTTCAAAAAAACAATACAGATCTTTTTATGGACTATCTTAATGTTAGTACTTACCTCTTGTTATAATTCGAAAGAAGTACGTGTATTGCGTTTAGCTCATATCTTAGATACAAAACATCCTGTTCATCAGTCAATGGAGATTTTAGGTGAACGTCTTGCTCAAAAATCCAATGGAAAATTAACATTAAAAATTTACCCTAACAGTCAACTTGGTGGAGAACGTGAGTGCTTAGAACTACTTCAGATAGGTAGTTTAGATATCACTAAAGTATCGGCTGCAGTACTAGAAAATTTCATTCCAGAATACAAAGTTTTCGGAATACCGTACTTATTTAGAGATAAAACACACGCGTTTTCAGTTTTAGATGGGCAATTAGGAAATAACTTATTATCCAAGGGTGAGCAATTTAACTTACGAGGTCTCACCTTTTATGACGCAGGTAGTAGAAGTTTTTATACCAAAGAAAAACCACTGAGTACTCCGAATGATCTAATAGGTAAAAAAATTCGGGTAATGAAAAGTAATATGGCTATTGAAATGGTAAATCAATTGGGGGGAGCACCCACTCCCATTTCATGGGGAGAACTATATACAGCTCTGCAACAAGGAGTTGTTGATGGTGCAGAAAATAATCCTCCAAGTTTTTATACATCAAAGCACTATGAAATTTGTAAATATTATAGTTTAGATGAACATACATCTATCCCTGACGTTCTGGTAGTAGGCATTAATACTTGGAAAAAGTTAAATAAACAAGAAAAAAAATGGTTAAAAGAAGCCAGTCAAGAATCAAAAATAGCACAACGTAAACTCTGGGCTGTTTCTGAAAAAAAATCATTAGAAGCTGTAATAAAAGCTGGAGTACAAGTGACAAGACCTGACAAATCTCTTTTTGAACAAAAGACTAAAGAAACCATTCATAATTTTAAAAGCCAACCTGAATTATTTAAACTTATTACATCAATAAAAACTGACTACTAGATGAAAAAACATATCGATACTTTTGTTGAGAAAACTCTTGTTTTTTTGCTTTTTATTATGCTTATCAGTGTAGTCTGGCAAGTATTTTCAAGATATATTTTAAAATCGCCAAGTACAATTACTAACGAACTTTCAAGTTTCTGTCTCATATGGATCGGCTTACTAGGAATGGCCTACGCAACTGGACAAAAGTTACATTTAGCTATTGACCTAATTCCTACTCTAATAGTTCAACGAAAAAAAACATTATTCGATGGTATTGTATATGGTTTGATTTTTCTATTTGCATTTACAGTAATGATCATCGGAGGATTACGATTATGCATACTTTCGTTTCAATTTGAACAGCATTCTGCAGCACTCCATATACCAATGGGTATTGTTTATCTTATTATACCCGTTTCGGGAGTATTGATTAGCTATTATTGTTTTCAAATCTATTTAAAAAAGACACCAGCAATTTAAAATCGTAATGAGTTATAATGAAATATTGATATTAGTAATTAGTTTTTTAGTGTTTCTGTCACTAAGAGTACCTATTGGATATTCTATTGGTCTAGCAGGTTTTTTCACCCTAATTGTTGCAATGCCTTTTTTACCATCGGTTACCACATTGGCACAGCGAATGGCAACTTCTTTAGATAGCTTTACCCTTTCTGCAATTCCATTTTTTATTCTTGCGGGGCAAATTATGAATCGTGGTGGTATCGCGTTACGACTTATTAATTTAGCAAAAGCTATTGTGGGTCCCTTGCCGGGTGGTTTAGCATTCGTAAATATTATATCCTGTATGCTTTTTGGAGCTATATCTGGCTCAGCTGTGGCTGCAGCCTCTGCTATAGGAGGATTTATGAATCCAATGATGGAAGAAGATGGATATGAACCATCATTTAGTGCAGCAGTTAATATTACAAGTGCAACAACAGGTCTAATGATACCTCCTAGTAATGTTTTGATTGTTTATTCTTTGGCAAGTGGAGGCGTTTCTATAGCATCCTTATTCATTGCTGGATATATACCTGGTATTCTTATTGGATTCTCCTTAATGATTGTAGCGGCGCTATATGCTATTATAAAAAAATATCCAACTCAAAAATTAGTGAAGTTTTCAGAGTTTCTAAAATGTTTTATCGCCGCGCTACCTAGTTTACTCTTACTTGTAGTAGTCATTGGAGGTATCGTTTCTGGTGTTTTTACGGCTACAGAAGCTTCTACTATTGCAGTGATTTACACACTAATATTGGCTGCTTTTTATAAAGAAATTACGATAAAGGATCTTTTCCCTATTTTTCTGGAAACAGTAAAGACTTCATCTATTGTTCTTCTGCTTATTGCTGCATCAATTGCAATGTCTTGGGTAATGTCTTATGAAAACATCCCTCAAGAAATCAGTCATACAATTTTATCGTTTAGCGATAACCCTATCGTTGTTTTGATACTTATTAATCTAATTTTACTCTTCGTTGGAGTTTTTATGGATATGACCCCAGCAATACTAATATTCACACCTATTTTTTTACCGATCGTTATTAAAATTGGCTTAGATCCGATACACTTTGGTATTATAATGATTTTAAATCTTTGTATTGGACTATGTACTCCCCCTGTAGGATCAGTACTCTTCGTTGGTTGCAGTGTTGCGAAGCTTTCTATTCAAAAAGTAATTAAACCACTAGTGCCTTTATTTTTAGTAATGATTATCGTATTAATTCTGATAACATATATTCCTGCATTAAGTTTATGGTTACCTAAACAGTTTGGCCTATAAAAAGATTTTGAAATAATTATAATTGAAATTGATGCTTTATTTCTCTTGTACTAAAAACTAAACTACTCCATACTGAAAGCGTAGAGATTTTATAAAATCTTATTTCCCAAGCAAGTTTCTGGCATTTATTGTATCATAAATAATGATTAGCTTTTTTATCTTATTTTCAGGAGTAAGTTCTAAAATGTCTACTACTTTAAACTCAACTGTTTTACTATTTTTTAGCTCCCATACATAATCAAAAAGTAAAGAAATCCTATTCGTATTTTTTTCAAAAAACAATCCATCGTAACGAAGCTTAGAGGAATTTGTATCTTCTGCTAAGGCTTTATAAAATTCTTCAGCAGAAAGAACACCATACAACGGAGATTCTACCACTCCATCTTGTGTAAACAAATCAACTACATTCTTCATCTCTCCTTTTTCTAAAAAGAAAAGATACTTTTTTGCTACTTCTTCTTTAGTCATTTTATTTATTGGTAAAATTCACAGACCTATCAACTTTTTAAAAACTGACGGTCCATGATGCTAATTATAAGTATCGATCTTTAATTACGTGAAGGTGATGTTTCTGATGACCAGAAAGCACATACCCTATAGCTCTTACACTCATTGGGCTACCACTAGCTTCTCCTATTTCAGTTAACATATTCTGTGTAAAGCTTTTAAATAATCCTACTGTATTATTTCTAGCTGCTTCAAAATCTTCTATAAGCTCCTGCCTACTATAATTATTCGCATTAGAATTAGGAACATATTCGTCTTGATCAAAACCAATCAATGGGCTTTTGTCATTTCTAGCAAAGCGAAGGGCTCGGTAAGAAAAAATGCGCTCTGTATCAATTATATGTTGCAACACTTCAGCAATTGTCCATTTCCCTTCAGCATAGGCATATGTTAATTTTTCATCAGAAATAGTGTTTACAAAATCAATGAATTTCTGCTTACTTTGTTGTAAGCCTATCAAAATATTAGCGTTTTCAGCTTGATCAATAAAAACACCGTAATAAGGATTATACTCTCCCGAAGTTAGTAAAGACTGCATACATTATTATTTATAAATAAAGTAGAAATGTACTAATTCTTACTTCAATCCATAAAGTCATTAACAGTTCTTTATTATCTCCATACATTTTATTCCATAATCACCGTTTTTTTCTCCAATTTACGGGCTCTAAAATATAAAAACAGCGGAAAGGCAAATGCTATAGCAACCATAAAGGTTAATGGAATAAAAACCCACCAGTGTTTCATTTTTAATTTAATAGCTTCTGGAATATACCAAACAAAAAAAGTAAATACCACCACTAATAAATCTGCACTAAATGACTTAGCCGGAAATGTAGTTTTCGTTTGAGCGATATAATTTAAAAGGGACGTATCCTCTGAGTTTATATAAAACTGAATATTGAAATACCAAGTATAGCAAAGCCCAACAATAGCTAATAAAAGAAACATGTATTTAAGTTTCATAAGTGTGATTTTTAAAACCTTATCTAATTTAAAACATATTTACTTAAACAAGATAGTTTCATTACTTATTATCTATAAATTTAATAGCTTCTATAACGTTCTTGTCTTTTGTTAAATCTTGAAAATCAGCTTCTTTTATGATCTCTATTTTGGGCTTAATTGTTTTTGTGAATATAGCTGATCTATCCGTTCCATAACTCAATGAAATAGCAGCTTTTGTTTTAAACGGTAACTCGAACAAATCATTAGCAGTAGTCAGCCCAAAACTCTCCTCACCAATAATGATGGAATTTTTTCTTCCTCTAAACCCTAAAGCCACAAACTCTCCAGCACTAGCTGTCATTACTCCAGTAATTAGAGCAACAGGGATTTC
Coding sequences:
- a CDS encoding TRAP transporter substrate-binding protein, with protein sequence MNSFKKTIQIFLWTILMLVLTSCYNSKEVRVLRLAHILDTKHPVHQSMEILGERLAQKSNGKLTLKIYPNSQLGGERECLELLQIGSLDITKVSAAVLENFIPEYKVFGIPYLFRDKTHAFSVLDGQLGNNLLSKGEQFNLRGLTFYDAGSRSFYTKEKPLSTPNDLIGKKIRVMKSNMAIEMVNQLGGAPTPISWGELYTALQQGVVDGAENNPPSFYTSKHYEICKYYSLDEHTSIPDVLVVGINTWKKLNKQEKKWLKEASQESKIAQRKLWAVSEKKSLEAVIKAGVQVTRPDKSLFEQKTKETIHNFKSQPELFKLITSIKTDY
- a CDS encoding TRAP transporter small permease, whose product is MKKHIDTFVEKTLVFLLFIMLISVVWQVFSRYILKSPSTITNELSSFCLIWIGLLGMAYATGQKLHLAIDLIPTLIVQRKKTLFDGIVYGLIFLFAFTVMIIGGLRLCILSFQFEQHSAALHIPMGIVYLIIPVSGVLISYYCFQIYLKKTPAI
- a CDS encoding TRAP transporter large permease, giving the protein MSYNEILILVISFLVFLSLRVPIGYSIGLAGFFTLIVAMPFLPSVTTLAQRMATSLDSFTLSAIPFFILAGQIMNRGGIALRLINLAKAIVGPLPGGLAFVNIISCMLFGAISGSAVAAASAIGGFMNPMMEEDGYEPSFSAAVNITSATTGLMIPPSNVLIVYSLASGGVSIASLFIAGYIPGILIGFSLMIVAALYAIIKKYPTQKLVKFSEFLKCFIAALPSLLLLVVVIGGIVSGVFTATEASTIAVIYTLILAAFYKEITIKDLFPIFLETVKTSSIVLLLIAASIAMSWVMSYENIPQEISHTILSFSDNPIVVLILINLILLFVGVFMDMTPAILIFTPIFLPIVIKIGLDPIHFGIIMILNLCIGLCTPPVGSVLFVGCSVAKLSIQKVIKPLVPLFLVMIIVLILITYIPALSLWLPKQFGL
- a CDS encoding nuclear transport factor 2 family protein codes for the protein MTKEEVAKKYLFFLEKGEMKNVVDLFTQDGVVESPLYGVLSAEEFYKALAEDTNSSKLRYDGLFFEKNTNRISLLFDYVWELKNSKTVEFKVVDILELTPENKIKKLIIIYDTINARNLLGK
- a CDS encoding DinB family protein — protein: MQSLLTSGEYNPYYGVFIDQAENANILIGLQQSKQKFIDFVNTISDEKLTYAYAEGKWTIAEVLQHIIDTERIFSYRALRFARNDKSPLIGFDQDEYVPNSNANNYSRQELIEDFEAARNNTVGLFKSFTQNMLTEIGEASGSPMSVRAIGYVLSGHQKHHLHVIKDRYL
- a CDS encoding DUF2834 domain-containing protein gives rise to the protein MKLKYMFLLLAIVGLCYTWYFNIQFYINSEDTSLLNYIAQTKTTFPAKSFSADLLVVVFTFFVWYIPEAIKLKMKHWWVFIPLTFMVAIAFAFPLFLYFRARKLEKKTVIME